The Halomonas qaidamensis genome includes the window CATCATCAGCATTAATAACCACAGCGTGCCATTGCCCTGAGCGGTGCCACCATATAAAAGCCCCATAGAAGTGGGGCTTTATTAATAAAAACGCGTGCTTTACCTCATAAATTTAGCCGTCACACTGGTTACCAGCGTGTACTGCTCCCCTCTTCACGATTTAGCTCTTCAGCACGATAACCTGATTTAGCTTTAGACTCTTCATCATCTTTGCTATTACGGCTAGAAGGAGAGTAGGTCAGCGTATTTTCGTTATCGTTGATTAAATCCTTAGCTGAATAGCTCGCAGGACCCGAGGTATTGCGCGATTCAGGCTGAATAATTTCTTGATTATCAGCGCGTTCCTGATTCAGCTCTATAGAAGATTGCGCAAATGCCATTGGGCTAGTGATTAGACCAAACAACAAACCTACAACAGCTGCTTTTTTAATGAATGATGTCAACAACATACCTAAAACTCCTTGACCACCTACTACATGGAGTAACCGACAGGCTAATAATACGAGATACCTTTTTGTCAGTCACCAAGCACTATATTTGAATATATTAGCTCTAAGCACTCACTATAACTCAGGCATTAACAAGGCAATAGGGTATAAACCCCCTTTCAACTACCAATAAAATGTGAGCTACACACAAAAATTAATCTACGCAAAAAATTAGACCCCACCTAGGTGGGGTCTTGAGCACTCTTACTGATCGCGATGTGCACTGCTGGCTTCCTATCCATTTGAGGGACTCCAACCTTGGAATTAACCCTAACCAGCGTGATAATCGTCGAATAATTCAATCCTTGAATTTAAGAGCATCCGTGCAATGAAACATCCGTGTTGCTAAATGGCTCATCCATAAGAGTAAGAGCTATACTGACTTTAGAAAATATCAGTTACTAAAGTTAATACTAGACGGGTAAGTCTTACATGCCACTATTTTCTTCTGGCAATTCTTCCGTGCTGTCATAGCCAGCATCTGATTCGCCATGTTCCATTGAGTTAGGTTCCATGTCGCTAGCGTTATCGCCTTCGTCATGGGTCAAATCTTGTTTGTCATACTCACCAGTTCCTGTAGATCCAGCAGTTCCGGTAGTGCCTGACGCGTCATCAGACTGGCTACCAACCGGCTGTTCATCTGGAGAAATATTATTCGCTGGGTCTGCTGGCTCTTGAGCGAATGCCGCAGGACTAGCAACTAGACCGAACGCTACACTTAAAATACCAGCTTTCTTGAGTAGTTCCTTGGACATCATATTCCATCTCCTCGATCGCTGTTCAATACTGCTTAAATGGTAAGAAAGATTGCCTTTCGGCTTACCAATTCCTGTGGTGTTCTCTCTTACTCACATACTTGCATTCGTTATGCCAAAAGCCAAAAAAAAACAATAATTTTTTAATAAACAAAAACTTAAGGAAAAAACAGAGGCGCAAGCACAACATAAGTCTTTCGAAATAAGGGAGGCAAACTGGTTAGAAATGGCACATGAGCATTATGTATCCATACTTATATGACAGCATGGCACACTTATACAATATTTGTATTTACAAGCCCTATGTCAGGCTATGCTCGTTTTCAACAATCCGGGAGGAGGGAAAAACACAGCGAAAGAGGGCTCCTTCGCCAGGATGGGATTCAATGTGTAGCAGTGCATCATGTCTTAGTAGTACATGCTTCACAATCGCAAGGCCAAGGCCCGTGCCACCCGTCGCTGTACTACGCCCTTTATCAACACGGTAAAAGCGCTCTGTTAGGCGTGGAATATGAACCGGGTCTATCCCTTCACCGTCATCATCAACGTCAATGCAGGCGCCACCATTTGGTAGCGTTTTCCAGCGAAGCGTTATCTGACTTCCTGTTGGGGTATACCGCACAGCGTTAAAGGCAAGGTTAGAAACAGCACTATGCAGCTCTTGTTCGCTACCAATGAGCCGCGCATCACTCTCAAGCACAACATGAACACTGTGTTGTTGATTAGAAAGTGCAAGCGCATCGCGGCGGATACTATCGAGTAACGGTCCTACCGCTAGCGGTTGGTGATCCTCTCCCCCTTGATCAATTTCTAACCGCGAAAGTAGCAGCAAATCATTGACCAAATTTTGCATGCGTTTAGTCTGCTCTTCCATCTGGCCAATCCCGCGACCTAACCGCGGCGGCAACTGATCTTTCAGCTCGCCGTAGGTTTCTAAATACCCCGTTAACACTGTAAGCGGGGTACGTAGCTCATGGGAAACGTTCGCCACAAAGTCACGACGCATCTGCTCTAAACGATGGAGGCGAGTAATATCTCGCGCCATTACTAAGCGTTCATCATCGCCATAAAGGGTAATTTGATATTGAAGGATGCGCCGTTCATCGATGGGCGACGTCAAGGTTAGCGGCTCACCGTACTTACACGCGTTAAAATAGCTGATAAATCTTGGGTCACGAAGCAGGTTGGTAATGTGCTGGCCACGGTCATGAGCCGTTTGTAGGCCCAGCATTTCTGTCGCTGCGCTGTTCCACCACTCTAGGTCACCATGCCGGTCCAACATAACTACGCTATCACGCATTGCTTCAGATGATTCCTGAATACGTGCCAACGTCGCGCGTAAGCGGTTCTGGGTAATCCGTTGGCTTTTTTGATAGCGATACAAGCGATCAAATAGCTCACCCCATATCCCGTTCGCTGCGGGGGGTTCATCATGGGGATGAAGCGTTAACCATTTAAATAGCGCACGTAGTTGACGTAAATGGTAGCCAAGACAAACGGTAAGGCCCGCCGCTAGACCGATGCCTGGAACTGCCACCAGCCACCCTAGGAAAAGGCCTAGCATTGCCCACAAAACAAAGCGCCACAGTTCTCGGCTCCACAAACGCACGGTTACACCCGGGCAGAGAAGCGGTATCCAGTGCCACGCACCGTTTGAATAAGGTTTTGGTGGGCTTCCCCGAGGGCCTTGCGTAAACGACGAATGTGGACGTCTACGGTACGCTCTTCAACATACACGTTACCGCCCCACACTTGATCAAGTAACTGGCTACGTGTGTAAGCGCGTTCTTGGTGGGTCATAAAGAACTGCAGCAAACGATACTCTGTCGGCCCCATTTCCAATGCTTTGCCATAAGCGCTCACCCGATGGCTGACAGGATCTAAAAGCAAGCCATTGATTTCGATAGGATCTTCGACGCCACGAGGCGTAGTACGGCGTAACACTGCTTTTAAGCGCGCTACCAGCTCACGGGGCGAAAAAGGTTTGGTGATATAGTCATCAGCGCCAGCTTCAAGCCCCTGAATCTTATTATCCTCTTCGCCTTTGGCGGTTAGCATGATTATAGGCACTTCTGCTGTCGCTTCTTCACGCTTCAAACGCCTTGCCAGTTCAATACCACTGGTACCGGGCATCATCCAATCCAGCAAAAGTAGATCTGGCTGATGGTCAACCATCATGGCGTGGGCATCCTGGGCGTTATCCGCTTCAAGTACGCGATAGTCAGCCATTTCAAGCGCCACGGCGATCATTTCGCGGATAGGCGCTTCATCATCGACAATCAAAACGGTCTTGGCGGTCATTCCAGGGGCCTCACGGTGTTCAATGAAAACTGGTTCGAAAGAACA containing:
- the phoB gene encoding phosphate regulon transcriptional regulator PhoB; the encoded protein is MTAKTVLIVDDEAPIREMIAVALEMADYRVLEADNAQDAHAMMVDHQPDLLLLDWMMPGTSGIELARRLKREEATAEVPIIMLTAKGEEDNKIQGLEAGADDYITKPFSPRELVARLKAVLRRTTPRGVEDPIEINGLLLDPVSHRVSAYGKALEMGPTEYRLLQFFMTHQERAYTRSQLLDQVWGGNVYVEERTVDVHIRRLRKALGEAHQNLIQTVRGTGYRFSARV
- the phoR gene encoding phosphate regulon sensor histidine kinase PhoR, coding for MRLWSRELWRFVLWAMLGLFLGWLVAVPGIGLAAGLTVCLGYHLRQLRALFKWLTLHPHDEPPAANGIWGELFDRLYRYQKSQRITQNRLRATLARIQESSEAMRDSVVMLDRHGDLEWWNSAATEMLGLQTAHDRGQHITNLLRDPRFISYFNACKYGEPLTLTSPIDERRILQYQITLYGDDERLVMARDITRLHRLEQMRRDFVANVSHELRTPLTVLTGYLETYGELKDQLPPRLGRGIGQMEEQTKRMQNLVNDLLLLSRLEIDQGGEDHQPLAVGPLLDSIRRDALALSNQQHSVHVVLESDARLIGSEQELHSAVSNLAFNAVRYTPTGSQITLRWKTLPNGGACIDVDDDGEGIDPVHIPRLTERFYRVDKGRSTATGGTGLGLAIVKHVLLRHDALLHIESHPGEGALFRCVFPSSRIVENEHSLT